In the genome of Afifella aestuarii, one region contains:
- a CDS encoding sensor histidine kinase NtrY-like, producing MSVATSPDLPPERIRPGFGERNRIARMVGLLAVLLALSSAIGTFLILTGQTTIEPTPAVVRTAGLLNGIVVLFLIGTVAFEATGLWIARRHGRAAARLHVRIVALFSIIAALPAILTAGIASITLNKGLDRWFAERTEAIIENSREVAQAYVQEHSRILAIDLLAIASEFNRVAPDLELNKKAIAAYLSNQAQLRGLSAIALIRRDRSVIVEGKTSTNLKVPPPPQQVFEDADEGRPALIAPGTTNLVGGVLKITSLDDVYLYLARPLDPKVTRQVRLTEESAAEYGQLQENRFGVQIAFAILFVGMALVVLLSAIWIGLGFANGLVAPIRHLIGAASKISGGNLDVSVPVQEKAGDLGILSATFNRMAGQLRSQRNALLSANSQLDERRRFTEAVLSGVSAGVIGLNADRIVTLANHPALEAIGEEETGIVGRHVNELLPELQNVLDEVANRGRGSARDQIIIAREGEPRTLNVQVTIEQSDDSSHDGFVVTLDDITDLVAAQRRSAWADVARRIAHEIKNPLTPIQLSAERIRRRFGPRIDEERDRVVFDQCTETIIRQVGDIRRMVDEFSAFARMPKPVMEARDLRELIREAVFLQEVGNPNISFALDLPETPVEAPVDHRLVTQALTNIVKNATEAIEAVPEDENVSGEIRVRVRDDIDHAIVDVIDNGKGLPQEGREKLLEPYMTTRQKGTGLGLAIVRKVMEEHGGSIELLDARAAGVDARGACVRMNFPHTNHPAATEAETKPAERAEQESK from the coding sequence ATGTCCGTCGCCACTAGCCCTGATCTGCCACCCGAACGCATCCGTCCGGGCTTTGGCGAACGCAACCGCATCGCGCGCATGGTCGGCCTGCTCGCGGTCCTGCTGGCGCTTTCAAGCGCCATCGGTACGTTTCTGATCCTCACCGGACAGACCACCATCGAGCCGACGCCTGCGGTTGTGCGCACAGCCGGCCTCTTGAACGGCATCGTCGTTCTTTTCCTCATTGGGACGGTCGCGTTCGAGGCAACTGGGCTTTGGATTGCGCGCAGGCACGGACGCGCCGCCGCCCGGCTGCATGTGCGCATCGTGGCGCTGTTTTCGATCATCGCAGCTCTGCCGGCGATCCTGACGGCCGGAATCGCCTCGATCACGCTCAACAAGGGGCTCGACCGCTGGTTCGCCGAGCGCACCGAAGCGATCATCGAGAATTCGCGGGAGGTCGCGCAGGCCTATGTGCAGGAGCACAGCCGCATCCTGGCGATCGATCTTCTGGCGATCGCAAGTGAGTTCAACCGCGTCGCTCCGGATCTGGAGCTCAACAAAAAGGCGATTGCCGCCTACCTGTCCAATCAGGCGCAGCTGCGCGGCCTGTCAGCAATCGCACTCATCCGGCGCGACAGATCCGTGATCGTCGAAGGCAAAACCTCGACCAACCTCAAGGTGCCGCCACCACCGCAGCAGGTGTTTGAAGATGCCGATGAAGGCCGTCCGGCGCTGATCGCACCAGGCACGACCAATCTCGTCGGCGGTGTGCTGAAGATCACCAGCCTCGACGACGTCTATCTCTACCTTGCCCGTCCACTGGACCCCAAGGTGACGCGACAAGTCCGCCTCACCGAGGAGAGCGCCGCCGAATACGGCCAGTTGCAGGAGAACCGCTTCGGCGTGCAAATCGCCTTTGCCATCCTCTTCGTCGGCATGGCGCTGGTGGTGCTTTTGTCCGCCATCTGGATCGGTCTCGGTTTCGCCAACGGGCTCGTCGCACCGATCCGACACCTGATCGGCGCCGCCAGTAAGATTTCAGGCGGCAATCTCGACGTCAGCGTGCCGGTGCAGGAGAAAGCCGGCGACCTCGGCATTCTGTCCGCAACCTTCAACCGAATGGCGGGCCAGCTGCGATCACAGCGCAACGCGCTTCTTTCCGCCAACAGCCAGCTCGACGAGCGGCGCCGCTTCACCGAGGCCGTGCTGTCGGGCGTCTCGGCCGGCGTTATCGGCCTCAATGCGGACCGTATCGTCACACTCGCCAATCACCCCGCACTCGAAGCGATCGGCGAAGAAGAGACCGGCATCGTCGGTCGTCACGTCAACGAGCTCCTGCCCGAACTGCAGAACGTTCTCGACGAGGTCGCCAACCGCGGTCGCGGTTCGGCACGCGATCAGATCATCATTGCGCGCGAAGGCGAGCCTCGCACGCTCAATGTGCAGGTGACGATCGAGCAGTCCGACGACAGCTCGCATGACGGGTTCGTCGTCACGCTCGATGACATCACCGACCTCGTCGCCGCGCAGCGCCGGTCGGCCTGGGCCGATGTGGCCCGCCGCATCGCCCACGAGATCAAAAACCCGCTCACACCGATCCAGCTTTCGGCCGAACGCATCCGCCGTCGCTTCGGACCACGCATCGACGAAGAGAGAGATCGTGTCGTCTTCGATCAGTGCACGGAGACGATCATCCGCCAGGTCGGCGATATCCGCCGCATGGTGGACGAGTTTTCCGCCTTTGCGCGGATGCCGAAGCCGGTCATGGAAGCGCGCGATCTGCGCGAACTCATCCGCGAAGCCGTCTTCCTCCAGGAAGTCGGCAACCCGAACATCAGCTTCGCACTCGATCTGCCGGAAACGCCCGTCGAGGCGCCGGTCGATCATCGCCTGGTCACGCAGGCGCTCACCAATATCGTCAAGAACGCCACCGAGGCGATCGAGGCGGTTCCGGAAGATGAAAACGTGAGCGGCGAAATCCGCGTGCGCGTGCGCGACGATATCGATCACGCGATCGTCGATGTGATCGACAATGGCAAGGGTCTGCCCCAGGAGGGTCGCGAGAAGCTTCTCGAGCCCTACATGACAACCCGCCAGAAAGGCACCGGCCTCGGCCTTGCGATCGTGCGCAAGGTGATGGAGGAACACGGAGGCTCCATTGAACTTCTCGACGCACGAGCGGCCGGCGTGGATGCCCGCGGCGCCTGCGTTCGAATGAACTTCCCACATACCAACCATCCGGCCGCGACCGAGGCAGAGACAAAGCCTGCGGAACGCGCCGAACAGGAGAGCAAGTGA
- a CDS encoding sigma-54-dependent transcriptional regulator, with translation MATDILVVDDEADIRELVAGILEDEGHGTRTAANSDAALEAIAERRPGLIFLDIWLQGSRLDGLALLDAIHTEHPALPVVIISGHGNIETAVSAIKRGAYDYIEKPFKADRLVLVAQRALEASRLKKEVAELKQRSGVTNDLVGSSSVMHHLRQTIERVAPTNSRVMIFGASGAGKERVARAIHAASRRVNGPFVVLSSAAITPENMEIALFGTEAVDGEHRRIGALEEAHGGILYLEEVADMPRETQNKILRVLVEQTFERVGGSKKVKVDVRILSSTARDLEAEIKEGRFREDLFHRLSVVPIRVPSLAERREDVPELVDYFMAQIAQTAGLPTRRIADDAMAVLQAHDWPGNIRQLRNNVERLMILTQGDAEAMVTAAMLPPEIGEILPASPADGSAHIMSLPLREAREVFEREYLSAQINRFGGNISRTAEFVGMERSALHRKLKSLGV, from the coding sequence ATGGCTACCGACATCCTTGTCGTCGACGATGAAGCCGATATCCGCGAACTCGTCGCCGGCATCCTTGAAGACGAAGGCCACGGAACACGCACCGCCGCCAACAGCGACGCCGCGCTGGAAGCGATCGCCGAACGCAGGCCCGGCCTCATCTTTCTCGATATCTGGCTGCAGGGAAGCCGGCTCGATGGACTGGCGCTTCTCGATGCCATCCACACCGAGCATCCGGCATTGCCGGTGGTGATCATTTCCGGTCACGGCAACATCGAGACGGCCGTCTCCGCCATCAAGCGTGGCGCCTACGACTATATCGAAAAGCCGTTCAAGGCGGACCGTCTCGTGCTCGTGGCGCAGCGCGCCCTGGAGGCGTCTCGGTTGAAGAAAGAGGTGGCCGAGCTCAAGCAGCGCTCGGGCGTCACCAACGATCTCGTCGGCTCCTCGTCCGTCATGCACCATCTGCGTCAGACGATCGAACGTGTCGCTCCGACAAACAGCCGCGTGATGATTTTCGGAGCTTCAGGAGCAGGCAAGGAGCGCGTGGCGCGCGCCATCCACGCCGCCTCCCGCCGCGTCAACGGCCCGTTCGTCGTGCTGAGCTCAGCGGCTATCACGCCCGAAAACATGGAGATCGCGCTCTTCGGGACGGAGGCCGTCGACGGCGAACATCGCCGCATCGGCGCGCTCGAAGAGGCGCATGGCGGCATCCTCTATCTGGAGGAGGTCGCGGACATGCCGCGGGAGACGCAGAACAAGATCCTGCGGGTTCTCGTCGAGCAGACGTTCGAGCGGGTAGGGGGCAGCAAGAAGGTCAAGGTCGACGTCCGCATTCTTTCTTCCACGGCCCGCGACCTCGAAGCGGAGATCAAGGAAGGTCGGTTTCGTGAAGACCTGTTCCATCGCCTGAGCGTCGTCCCGATCCGCGTTCCGTCATTGGCAGAGCGCCGCGAGGACGTCCCCGAACTCGTCGATTATTTCATGGCACAGATCGCCCAGACAGCCGGCCTGCCGACGCGGCGCATCGCCGATGATGCAATGGCCGTGCTTCAGGCGCACGACTGGCCGGGCAACATCCGTCAGCTGCGCAACAACGTCGAACGGCTGATGATCCTGACCCAAGGAGATGCGGAAGCGATGGTGACGGCCGCCATGTTGCCGCCGGAGATCGGCGAGATCCTGCCTGCGAGCCCCGCCGATGGATCGGCCCACATCATGTCACTGCCTTTGCGGGAAGCCCGCGAGGTGTTCGAGCGAGAATATCTGTCCGCGCAGATCAACCGTTTCGGCGGCAATATCTCACGAACGGCCGAGTTTGTCGGCATGGAACGCTCGGCCCTGCATCGCAAGCTGAAGAGCCTCGGGGTATAG
- the trkA gene encoding Trk system potassium transporter TrkA — translation MRVIICGAGQVGYGIAEKLATENNDVTVIDRSPHLVNAIRDTLDVRGFVGHGSHPDVLARAGADEADMLIAVTLYDEVNMVACQVAHSLFNLPTKIARIRSQTYLAKHWSNLFSRDHLPIDVIISPEVEVGEMVLRRLAQPGAVETIPFADDKVTVLGIVCDENCPVIDTPLRQLTELFPDLNAIVVGVFRNGNLFVPRSADQMMAGDLVYVMTDTGRVKRTLTIFGKQETLGSRVVIGGGGNIGHYVAHHLEKRNPRAKIKVIEMDRDRAVEIAEALDRTVVLHGSAMDDVILKEADIAEADTMLALTNDDKVNILSCVMAKKLGCRRAMSLLNDSAFPPLVRTIGIDAFVDPRAVTISRILQHVRRGRIRNVHTIQNGAAEVIEAEALETSPLVGRPLRELDLPGGIRIGAILHGGEVIVPTGASQIRKGDRLVIFAIANQVHRVEQMARVSLEYF, via the coding sequence ATGCGCGTCATCATTTGCGGCGCTGGCCAGGTCGGATACGGCATCGCGGAGAAACTGGCGACGGAGAACAACGACGTCACGGTGATCGATCGTTCGCCGCATCTGGTGAATGCCATTCGTGACACGCTGGACGTGCGCGGCTTCGTCGGCCATGGATCTCATCCGGACGTTCTGGCGCGCGCTGGCGCCGACGAGGCGGATATGCTGATCGCCGTCACCTTGTACGACGAGGTGAACATGGTCGCCTGTCAGGTTGCCCATTCTTTATTCAATCTGCCGACCAAGATCGCCCGCATCCGCTCCCAGACCTATCTCGCCAAGCACTGGAGCAACCTGTTCTCACGCGATCATCTGCCGATCGATGTGATCATTTCACCCGAGGTCGAAGTGGGCGAGATGGTGCTCCGCCGCCTTGCGCAGCCGGGTGCCGTCGAGACCATCCCTTTTGCCGACGACAAGGTGACGGTCCTCGGCATCGTCTGCGACGAAAACTGCCCGGTCATCGACACGCCTCTTCGTCAGCTCACCGAGCTCTTTCCCGACCTCAATGCCATTGTCGTGGGCGTTTTCCGCAATGGAAACCTGTTCGTGCCGCGCTCGGCCGATCAGATGATGGCGGGAGACCTCGTCTACGTGATGACCGACACGGGGAGGGTGAAGCGCACCCTCACGATTTTCGGCAAGCAGGAGACGCTCGGCTCGCGCGTCGTCATCGGCGGCGGCGGCAATATCGGCCACTACGTTGCCCACCATCTGGAGAAGCGCAATCCGCGCGCCAAGATCAAGGTGATCGAGATGGACCGCGATCGCGCCGTCGAGATCGCCGAGGCGCTCGACCGCACCGTCGTGCTGCATGGTTCGGCGATGGACGACGTCATCCTGAAAGAGGCCGATATCGCTGAGGCCGACACGATGCTCGCCCTCACGAACGACGACAAGGTCAACATTCTCTCTTGCGTGATGGCGAAGAAGCTCGGCTGCCGACGCGCTATGAGCCTTTTGAACGATTCCGCCTTCCCGCCGTTGGTGCGCACGATCGGCATCGACGCTTTCGTCGATCCGCGCGCCGTCACCATCTCGCGCATCCTGCAACACGTCCGCCGCGGCCGTATCCGCAACGTCCACACGATCCAGAACGGCGCAGCCGAGGTGATCGAGGCGGAAGCTCTGGAGACGTCGCCGCTTGTTGGCCGCCCATTGCGCGAGCTCGATCTGCCGGGCGGCATCCGGATTGGTGCGATCTTGCATGGCGGCGAGGTTATCGTCCCGACGGGCGCAAGCCAGATCCGAAAGGGCGACCGCCTCGTCATCTTCGCCATTGCCAATCAGGTGCACCGCGTCGAGCAGATGGCGCGGGTGAGCCTCGAGTACTTCTGA
- a CDS encoding D-amino-acid transaminase, with protein MSRVAYVNGRYVPHAHAMVHVEDRGYQFADGVYEVCEIWHGRLVDMKGHLDRLERSLRELSIAMPMTRAALTAVMRETVRRNRVTEGMVYLQITRGVAPREHIFPPASTRPAVVITAKTFDRIKADKQAEEGVTVITTPDNRWERVDIKTVGLLPNAMAKQKAKEAGAKEAWFVDAEGYVTEGSSTTAWIVTQDGALVTRPNGTGILPGVTRQTVEEVARRDGLKLEERKFTPEEAKGAREAFMTAATTLVMPIVAIDGQSVANGRPGSIATALRQRFHEVAQLEAH; from the coding sequence ATGTCGAGAGTGGCCTATGTCAACGGCCGGTATGTTCCGCACGCCCATGCGATGGTCCATGTCGAGGATCGCGGATACCAATTCGCCGATGGCGTCTACGAAGTCTGCGAGATCTGGCACGGCCGTCTTGTCGATATGAAGGGCCATCTCGACCGTCTGGAGCGCTCGCTGCGTGAGCTTTCGATCGCCATGCCCATGACCCGCGCGGCCCTGACGGCGGTCATGCGCGAAACCGTGCGCCGCAACCGCGTGACCGAAGGCATGGTCTACCTGCAGATCACGCGCGGCGTGGCTCCGCGCGAGCATATTTTCCCGCCGGCGAGCACGCGTCCGGCCGTTGTGATCACGGCCAAGACATTTGACCGCATCAAGGCCGACAAGCAGGCAGAGGAGGGGGTTACCGTCATCACGACGCCGGACAATCGCTGGGAACGTGTCGACATCAAGACTGTCGGTCTCCTGCCGAATGCGATGGCGAAGCAGAAAGCCAAAGAGGCCGGCGCCAAAGAAGCCTGGTTCGTGGACGCGGAAGGCTACGTCACCGAAGGCTCATCGACGACGGCCTGGATCGTCACGCAGGATGGCGCGCTCGTCACCCGTCCGAACGGCACGGGAATCTTGCCTGGCGTGACGCGGCAGACGGTGGAAGAGGTTGCCCGACGCGACGGGCTGAAGCTTGAAGAAAGAAAATTCACCCCAGAAGAAGCCAAGGGTGCCCGCGAAGCGTTCATGACGGCAGCGACGACCCTCGTCATGCCCATCGTGGCGATCGACGGGCAGAGCGTGGCCAATGGTCGCCCCGGCTCCATTGCGACGGCTCTCCGACAGCGTTTTCATGAGGTGGCGCAACTGGAAGCGCACTAG
- the hfq gene encoding RNA chaperone Hfq, protein MGDKNQNLQDTFLNHVRKAKTPLTVFLINGVKLQGIVTWFDNFCLLLRRDGHSQLVYKHAISTVMPNQPVQLFEPEDDNG, encoded by the coding sequence ATGGGCGACAAAAACCAAAACTTGCAAGATACATTTCTGAACCACGTCCGTAAGGCAAAAACTCCGCTCACAGTTTTTCTCATCAACGGCGTCAAGCTGCAGGGAATTGTCACGTGGTTCGACAATTTTTGCTTGCTTCTAAGGCGTGATGGGCATTCGCAGCTTGTCTACAAGCATGCGATTTCCACGGTCATGCCCAATCAACCCGTGCAGCTATTCGAACCTGAAGACGACAACGGATAG
- the hflX gene encoding GTPase HflX, translating into MSRALILLPEMRGREDEATQQRPPEARRAEAIGLAEAIKLDVAEALAVPLRKATPATLFGPGKVEELSVLVRTLATGLVIIDHPITPIQQRNLERAWNVKILDRTGLILEIFGERAHTKEGTLQVELAHLNYQKSRLVRSWTHLERQRGGFGFLGGPGETQIEADRRQIQDRIRRIEKQLESVRNTRSVHRAKRQRVPYPVAALVGYTNAGKSTLFNHLTGAEVHAEDQLFATLDPTMRRVGLPHGETLIISDTVGFISHLPTSLVEAFRATLEEVLDADLIVHVRDIASPDAQAEAEDVNEVLSELGIEAGSDPRLVEVWNKIDLLDADVAEALRRKAAGATDKVVVSALTGEGLSDLLHVLEERLFKERAVVEVVFQAARSGEAAWLYDNGEVLSRSDDPKTGETRLVVRLPSGRLQKLQERARGDGVTLNVPKEAQTA; encoded by the coding sequence ATGTCTCGGGCGCTCATACTTTTGCCGGAGATGCGCGGGCGTGAAGACGAGGCGACCCAGCAACGGCCACCGGAAGCGCGACGTGCAGAAGCGATCGGCCTTGCCGAAGCAATCAAGCTCGACGTTGCCGAGGCCCTTGCCGTCCCTCTGCGAAAGGCGACGCCGGCGACACTGTTCGGCCCGGGCAAGGTCGAGGAATTGTCCGTTCTCGTGCGGACGCTGGCGACGGGCCTCGTCATCATCGATCATCCGATCACACCCATCCAGCAGCGCAATCTGGAGCGGGCGTGGAACGTCAAGATCCTCGACAGAACCGGCCTCATTCTCGAAATCTTCGGTGAGCGTGCCCACACCAAGGAAGGCACGCTGCAGGTGGAATTGGCCCACCTCAATTACCAGAAGAGCCGGCTCGTTCGTTCATGGACGCACCTTGAGCGTCAGCGCGGCGGTTTTGGCTTCCTCGGCGGACCCGGAGAGACGCAGATCGAGGCCGACCGACGCCAGATCCAGGACCGCATTCGACGTATCGAGAAACAGCTGGAGAGCGTCCGCAATACGCGCAGCGTTCACCGTGCCAAGCGCCAGCGCGTGCCTTATCCGGTCGCAGCGCTTGTCGGCTACACCAATGCCGGCAAGTCGACGCTCTTCAATCATCTGACCGGGGCTGAGGTCCACGCCGAGGATCAGCTTTTCGCCACGCTCGATCCGACGATGCGACGGGTCGGCCTGCCACATGGCGAAACGCTGATCATCTCCGACACGGTCGGCTTCATCTCGCATCTGCCGACCTCGCTCGTGGAGGCGTTCCGCGCAACGCTCGAAGAAGTTCTCGACGCCGACCTCATCGTTCATGTGCGCGATATCGCATCACCGGATGCTCAGGCGGAGGCGGAAGACGTCAACGAGGTGCTGTCCGAGCTTGGGATCGAAGCGGGCTCCGACCCGCGTCTCGTGGAGGTCTGGAACAAGATCGATCTTCTCGACGCCGATGTCGCCGAGGCGCTCAGGCGCAAGGCGGCCGGAGCGACGGACAAGGTCGTTGTTTCAGCGCTGACGGGCGAGGGGTTGTCCGATCTCCTCCATGTGCTGGAAGAGCGCCTGTTCAAGGAACGCGCCGTCGTTGAGGTGGTTTTCCAGGCCGCCCGGTCGGGCGAAGCCGCCTGGCTCTATGACAACGGCGAGGTTCTTTCACGTTCCGACGACCCCAAGACAGGCGAAACGCGCCTCGTTGTGCGTCTGCCGAGCGGGCGTCTTCAGAAGCTGCAGGAACGCGCGCGAGGCGACGGCGTAACGCTCAACGTGCCGAAGGAAGCGCAAACCGCTTAA
- the mazG gene encoding nucleoside triphosphate pyrophosphohydrolase: protein MSEQRPIDRLISVMADLRDPERGCPWDVKQDFSSIAPYTIEEAYEVADAIERADLEDLREELGDLLLQVVFHARMAEEAGVFAFDDVADAIVEKMVRRHPHVFGDGTAADPAAVKVRWDEIKAEEKAKRREKRLRQGLPADPGLLADVPRSFPGLLQALKMQEKAAKVGFDWPDVSGAFDKLNEEIAEVEAEIAADDRERLTGEIGDALFAMVNVARKSGIDPDAALRRTNEKFRRRFEAVEHGLSKDGRSMKDAALDEMEALWQAAKSREGSPGSD from the coding sequence ATGTCAGAACAGCGCCCCATCGATCGTCTCATCTCCGTTATGGCCGACCTGCGTGATCCGGAACGCGGCTGCCCGTGGGATGTGAAGCAGGATTTCTCCTCCATCGCGCCCTATACGATTGAGGAAGCCTATGAAGTTGCCGATGCGATCGAGCGTGCCGATCTCGAAGATCTGCGCGAGGAGCTCGGCGATCTCCTCCTGCAGGTCGTTTTTCACGCTCGCATGGCCGAGGAAGCCGGTGTCTTCGCCTTCGACGACGTTGCCGATGCGATCGTGGAAAAGATGGTGCGACGCCACCCGCATGTCTTCGGCGATGGCACGGCGGCCGATCCGGCTGCGGTGAAAGTCCGCTGGGACGAGATCAAGGCTGAGGAAAAAGCCAAACGACGGGAAAAGCGGCTGCGCCAGGGTCTTCCTGCCGATCCCGGCCTCTTGGCGGATGTGCCGCGCAGCTTTCCCGGTCTTCTCCAGGCGCTCAAGATGCAGGAGAAAGCCGCGAAAGTCGGTTTTGACTGGCCCGACGTCTCGGGCGCTTTCGACAAGCTCAATGAAGAAATCGCCGAGGTCGAGGCGGAAATCGCCGCTGATGATCGCGAGCGGCTGACCGGCGAAATCGGCGATGCCTTGTTCGCTATGGTTAACGTCGCTCGCAAGAGCGGAATCGACCCGGACGCCGCGTTGCGGCGCACGAACGAAAAATTCCGCCGCCGTTTCGAAGCTGTCGAACACGGGCTGTCGAAGGACGGCAGATCCATGAAAGACGCCGCGCTCGATGAGATGGAAGCGCTGTGGCAGGCCGCGAAGTCGCGCGAAGGTTCGCCCGGATCAGATTAA
- a CDS encoding TrkH family potassium uptake protein, producing the protein MAFPLSPRFWRRTIDLPPPAVLSFLYAGLVIVGALALKLPWAARGVPATWSEALFTATSAVTVTGLSVVDTGSHFTFFGQLVVLVLIQLGGLGLMTFAVLVLTMLGLPVGVSQRVFLREELNQTSFADLLRLVRQILRVVVVCEVVGIVLLAFVFVPDFGAWEGLWQAIFHSISAFNNAGFSLFADNLSGYVFDPIINLVIPALFVIGGIGFIVTSDIMQKRQWRRFTLHTKLMLVVTLALIVWSVVGFAALEWNNPATLGQYHSIIEKLTASWFQGLTTRTAGFNTIDMSGIHDATALMFMSLMFIGGGSTSTAGGIKVTTFVVLLLATIAFFRQRPNLHAFGRSLGREEVMKVLALSIVSVMVVMGAIFTISLSHDGDFLDLAFEVTSAFGTVGLSRGATAELDTLGRFVIILVMFIGRVGPLTLGFFLATKVPPRIRYPSSRIYLG; encoded by the coding sequence ATGGCCTTTCCGCTTTCGCCACGCTTCTGGCGTCGCACGATCGATCTTCCGCCGCCAGCGGTCCTTTCCTTTCTCTATGCGGGGCTCGTTATCGTCGGCGCGCTCGCTCTGAAGCTTCCATGGGCGGCGAGGGGTGTGCCTGCAACCTGGTCTGAGGCACTCTTCACCGCGACCTCGGCTGTCACCGTGACAGGTCTTTCCGTGGTCGACACAGGCAGCCATTTTACCTTTTTCGGTCAGCTCGTCGTTCTCGTCCTGATCCAGCTCGGCGGACTTGGTCTCATGACCTTCGCCGTCCTCGTCCTGACCATGCTCGGGCTGCCCGTCGGTGTCTCGCAGCGCGTCTTCCTGCGCGAAGAGCTCAACCAGACGTCTTTTGCGGATCTTTTGCGCCTGGTGCGCCAAATCCTGCGCGTGGTGGTCGTCTGCGAGGTCGTCGGCATCGTCCTTCTGGCATTCGTCTTCGTGCCCGATTTCGGGGCGTGGGAGGGCTTGTGGCAGGCGATCTTCCATTCGATCTCCGCCTTCAACAATGCTGGGTTCTCCCTCTTTGCCGACAACCTGAGCGGCTACGTCTTCGATCCGATCATCAACCTCGTCATACCGGCGCTCTTCGTCATCGGGGGCATCGGTTTCATCGTCACCTCCGACATCATGCAGAAGCGCCAGTGGCGGCGCTTCACGCTGCATACGAAACTGATGCTTGTCGTCACACTCGCGCTGATCGTCTGGTCGGTTGTGGGCTTTGCCGCGCTCGAATGGAACAATCCTGCGACGCTCGGCCAGTATCATTCGATCATCGAGAAGCTGACAGCGAGTTGGTTTCAGGGGCTGACGACGCGCACCGCCGGCTTCAACACGATCGACATGTCGGGTATCCACGACGCGACGGCGCTGATGTTCATGTCCTTGATGTTCATCGGCGGCGGCAGCACGTCGACGGCGGGTGGAATCAAAGTCACGACCTTCGTCGTGCTGCTGCTCGCCACGATCGCATTCTTCCGGCAGCGGCCGAATCTGCATGCCTTCGGACGCAGTCTCGGGCGCGAGGAGGTCATGAAGGTGCTGGCGCTCAGCATCGTGAGCGTCATGGTGGTGATGGGCGCGATCTTCACGATCTCGCTGTCGCACGACGGCGACTTCCTCGATCTCGCATTCGAGGTGACGTCTGCCTTCGGGACGGTCGGCTTGTCGCGGGGCGCCACGGCCGAGCTCGACACACTTGGGCGGTTCGTCATCATCCTCGTCATGTTTATCGGACGGGTCGGGCCGCTCACCCTGGGCTTCTTTCTCGCGACGAAGGTGCCGCCACGCATCCGTTATCCGTCGAGCCGGATCTATCTTGGCTGA
- a CDS encoding potassium channel family protein, with protein MSRRKDRSFAVIGLGTFGSTVASELARFGNHVLGIDIDERNVARLADDIAEAIIADGSDEDALREAGVGACDVAVVAIGEDLEANVLCTMNVKLLGVPTVWVKATSRTHHRILAKLGVDRVIQAEREVGQHIAQMLYNPLVRDYVSLGNGFHIIDLRVPEELDQTSIGELKLGEKFEVRCLGLMRESDYISCHGADTLLETDDKLLLLGRRENLRSLGDSLRSA; from the coding sequence ATGAGCAGGCGTAAAGACAGGAGTTTTGCCGTCATCGGCCTCGGCACATTCGGCAGCACCGTCGCATCAGAACTCGCCCGCTTCGGCAACCACGTTCTCGGTATCGATATCGATGAGCGCAACGTCGCGCGTCTTGCAGACGATATTGCCGAAGCGATCATCGCCGACGGCAGCGACGAGGATGCTCTGCGCGAGGCCGGCGTGGGAGCCTGTGACGTCGCCGTCGTGGCGATCGGAGAGGACCTCGAGGCGAACGTCCTGTGCACGATGAATGTGAAATTGCTTGGCGTGCCAACCGTCTGGGTCAAGGCAACGAGCCGGACGCATCATCGCATCCTGGCGAAACTTGGCGTCGACCGGGTCATTCAGGCCGAACGCGAGGTCGGTCAGCATATCGCCCAGATGCTCTACAATCCGCTGGTGCGTGATTATGTGAGCCTCGGGAACGGCTTCCACATCATCGATCTGCGCGTGCCGGAGGAGCTCGATCAGACGTCCATCGGCGAGCTGAAGCTTGGTGAGAAGTTCGAGGTTCGGTGCCTCGGTTTGATGCGCGAGAGCGATTACATTTCCTGCCACGGCGCCGACACGCTCCTTGAGACCGATGACAAGCTGCTTCTTCTCGGACGGCGAGAAAACCTCAGGTCACTCGGCGACAGCCTTCGATCAGCGTGA